A genomic segment from Desulfurobacterium pacificum encodes:
- a CDS encoding HepT-like ribonuclease domain-containing protein, translated as MKKKSYKVFLHHILQECNFLIENSRTLNYEEFSNNPVFQRAFVRSLEIIGEAVKNLPAEFKYSYSHIPWKNIAGMRDILIHEYFGIDYELVWKVVKESIPSLRKEILHILSSTEDK; from the coding sequence ATGAAGAAAAAAAGTTACAAGGTTTTTCTGCACCATATTCTGCAGGAATGCAACTTTCTAATTGAAAATTCACGCACTTTAAATTATGAGGAGTTTTCAAATAACCCAGTTTTTCAGAGAGCCTTTGTAAGGAGTTTAGAAATTATTGGAGAAGCCGTTAAAAATCTGCCAGCAGAATTTAAATATAGCTATTCCCATATTCCCTGGAAAAATATCGCTGGAATGAGAGATATACTTATTCATGAATATTTTGGAATTGATTATGAGCTTGTTTGGAAAGTAGTTAAGGAATCAATTCCTTCGTTAAGAAAGGAAATTTTACACATTTTAAGTAGCACGGAAGATAAGTAA
- a CDS encoding DUF814 domain-containing protein, with translation MEGKAFLLFSGGLDSVLSALLLKKMGFEVVGIHLTCPFFEKNLESVKEIAKKIGIDLKVIPVGDDYLELVKNPPHGHGKNLNPCIDCKAYMLKKLKEIAGESGIIATGEVLGQRPMSQRLDAFRKIEKIAGLEGKVLRPLSGKLLPPTVYEKEGIVDRNKLLSLKGRSRKEHPKLLESFGFKVDDFPTPSGGCLLTEPSFAVKVKDLMDHNELNWRNVELLKIGRHFRIGNCKLIVGRNKVENEVLKEKARENELTTTVPDYPSPIGLLTCDNPDDETVKTAASIVARYSDAKNEKQVNVNVYKNGKLIKELVVAPCYECERFMVKR, from the coding sequence ATGGAAGGGAAGGCTTTTTTGCTTTTTTCTGGTGGATTGGACAGCGTTTTATCTGCTTTACTTTTGAAAAAAATGGGATTTGAGGTTGTTGGTATTCATTTAACGTGTCCTTTCTTTGAGAAAAATCTTGAAAGTGTAAAGGAGATTGCTAAGAAAATAGGAATAGACTTAAAAGTGATTCCTGTTGGAGATGACTACCTTGAGCTTGTTAAAAATCCCCCCCACGGCCACGGCAAAAACCTTAACCCCTGCATAGACTGCAAAGCCTACATGCTGAAAAAACTGAAAGAGATAGCAGGTGAAAGTGGAATAATCGCAACAGGTGAGGTTTTAGGACAACGCCCTATGTCTCAGCGTTTAGATGCTTTTAGAAAAATAGAAAAGATAGCAGGGCTTGAGGGGAAGGTTTTAAGACCTCTGTCAGGTAAACTCTTACCCCCTACCGTTTACGAAAAGGAGGGAATCGTTGACAGAAATAAATTGCTGTCTTTGAAAGGTCGTTCAAGGAAAGAACATCCAAAACTGCTTGAAAGCTTTGGATTCAAAGTTGACGATTTTCCTACACCTTCTGGTGGTTGCCTTTTAACAGAACCTTCCTTCGCTGTAAAAGTAAAAGACCTGATGGACCATAACGAACTTAACTGGCGGAACGTAGAGCTTCTGAAAATAGGCAGACACTTTCGTATAGGAAATTGCAAGCTGATAGTTGGTAGAAACAAGGTTGAAAACGAGGTGCTAAAAGAGAAAGCAAGAGAAAACGAGTTAACTACTACTGTGCCTGATTACCCTTCACCGATAGGTCTTTTAACGTGTGATAATCCTGACGATGAGACCGTTAAAACAGCTGCATCAATAGTAGCAAGGTATTCAGACGCTAAAAACGAAAAGCAGGTAAACGTAAATGTCTACAAAAATGGTAAACTAATAAAGGAATTGGTTGTTGCGCCCTGCTACGAGTGTGAAAGGTTTATGGTGAAAAGATGA
- a CDS encoding ATP synthase subunit C produces MKTALRFLFFLLFPAVAFAGDKAWGYMAAAVSVGLSTVAAGVAVGLVGSAAMGTMGEKPEMSGRALIFLGLAEGIAIYGLIVAILILGKL; encoded by the coding sequence ATGAAAACTGCTTTAAGGTTTCTTTTCTTCCTGCTGTTTCCTGCCGTTGCTTTTGCGGGGGATAAGGCGTGGGGTTACATGGCTGCAGCAGTTTCTGTTGGGCTTTCCACCGTTGCTGCCGGCGTTGCAGTTGGGCTTGTAGGTTCTGCTGCAATGGGGACGATGGGCGAAAAGCCGGAGATGTCGGGAAGAGCTTTAATCTTTTTGGGGCTTGCTGAAGGTATTGCTATTTACGGTCTTATCGTTGCAATCCTTATTTTAGGTAAGCTATGA
- a CDS encoding V-type ATP synthase subunit A: MGRVVRVSGPVVEVAVEEGEKPFLFEVAQVGGLKLMGEVVSITKDRAVVQVYERTEGLKVGERVFFTGRMLSVTLAPGILGMILDGLGRVLSSSGERIERGRGKKFFPEGEFEFVPQVKVGDEVNAGQLVGFVEFKGFKYKILSPVDGTVARVKEGKVSAEEPVVKVGETDVFIFEERAVRIPSRFGKRVEVSEPLFTGQRIVDFLFPVAKGGAASIPGGFGTGKTVLQQTLAKWCNADVIVYIGCGERGNEMTEILKEFPKLKDPYTGKPLMNRTVLIANTSDMPVSARESSIYLGITIAEYFKDMGYSVAVMADSTSRWAEAMREISGRMGELPIEEGFPASLSSKIASIYERAGAFKTADGNGSITIIGAVSPPGGDFSEPVTRHTKRFTGTFWALDRELASARFYPAINPFNSYSRYAEFVKDWWNRFGDYGALRRWMVETLQEGERLEKLVRLLGRESLPEDQKLKYEEFNVIREAFLRQNAFDPVDCYSSPKKQIFMAEVLKTLSEWWRKVFEERGVPVDRIVSQPIVSEVLKMKMEVSEDELEKLEELKKKIEEVYGEFLR; encoded by the coding sequence TTGGGGAGGGTTGTAAGAGTTTCTGGTCCTGTGGTTGAAGTTGCTGTAGAGGAGGGAGAAAAGCCTTTTCTCTTTGAAGTTGCGCAGGTTGGCGGTTTAAAGCTGATGGGTGAAGTTGTTTCAATAACTAAAGATAGAGCTGTCGTTCAGGTTTACGAAAGGACGGAAGGTTTGAAAGTTGGTGAAAGAGTTTTCTTTACCGGCAGAATGCTTTCTGTAACGCTTGCCCCCGGCATTTTAGGAATGATTTTAGACGGCTTGGGCAGGGTTCTTTCTTCTTCTGGTGAGAGGATTGAAAGGGGAAGAGGAAAGAAGTTCTTTCCGGAAGGGGAATTTGAGTTTGTGCCGCAGGTAAAAGTTGGAGATGAAGTAAATGCAGGTCAGCTGGTTGGATTTGTTGAGTTTAAAGGTTTTAAGTATAAGATACTTTCACCTGTTGACGGAACGGTAGCGAGGGTAAAAGAGGGGAAGGTTTCTGCTGAAGAACCGGTAGTAAAGGTGGGAGAAACCGATGTCTTTATATTTGAGGAAAGGGCTGTAAGGATACCTTCTCGCTTCGGTAAAAGGGTAGAGGTAAGCGAGCCTCTTTTTACCGGTCAGAGAATCGTGGATTTTCTGTTTCCGGTAGCTAAGGGCGGTGCAGCTTCTATTCCTGGCGGTTTTGGAACAGGCAAAACGGTTCTTCAGCAAACTCTTGCAAAGTGGTGCAACGCCGATGTGATTGTCTATATAGGCTGCGGTGAAAGGGGAAACGAAATGACAGAGATTTTGAAGGAATTTCCAAAGCTTAAAGACCCTTATACGGGAAAACCTCTGATGAACAGAACGGTTTTGATAGCCAACACCTCAGACATGCCCGTTTCTGCAAGGGAATCTTCAATCTACCTTGGAATAACGATAGCCGAATACTTTAAGGATATGGGTTACTCGGTTGCCGTTATGGCAGATTCAACGTCAAGGTGGGCTGAAGCCATGAGGGAGATTTCCGGGAGGATGGGAGAGCTTCCGATAGAGGAGGGATTCCCCGCTTCTCTCTCTTCAAAGATAGCTTCTATCTACGAGCGTGCCGGCGCTTTTAAAACTGCTGATGGGAATGGAAGCATAACGATAATAGGAGCTGTTTCGCCGCCGGGTGGGGATTTTTCTGAACCGGTTACAAGGCACACGAAGCGATTTACGGGAACGTTTTGGGCGCTTGACAGAGAATTAGCGAGTGCGAGGTTTTACCCGGCTATTAATCCTTTCAACAGTTACAGTAGGTATGCTGAGTTTGTTAAAGACTGGTGGAATCGGTTCGGTGATTACGGGGCTTTAAGAAGGTGGATGGTTGAAACGCTTCAGGAAGGTGAAAGGCTTGAAAAGTTAGTGAGACTTTTAGGAAGGGAGTCGCTGCCGGAAGACCAGAAGTTAAAGTATGAAGAGTTCAACGTTATCAGAGAAGCGTTTTTGAGACAGAACGCTTTTGACCCCGTTGACTGCTACTCTTCCCCTAAAAAGCAGATTTTCATGGCTGAAGTTTTAAAAACTCTTTCTGAGTGGTGGCGTAAGGTTTTTGAGGAAAGAGGTGTTCCCGTTGACAGAATAGTTTCACAGCCGATTGTTTCAGAGGTTCTAAAAATGAAGATGGAAGTGAGCGAGGATGAGCTGGAGAAGTTAGAAGAGTTGAAGAAAAAGATAGAAGAAGTTTATGGGGAGTTTTTGAGGTGA
- the hpf gene encoding ribosome hibernation-promoting factor, HPF/YfiA family, translated as MAVLKLNLIGDGIDLTGAIKNTLEEKFSKLEKYLGDDERREVFADVIVKKEKYRASVEIVIYNVFDHTLRIKKETDDLYTAVDYVVDAAEKQLRRLKDKVQTQAKREAQKSKRQITLVEEEVTEKPVEIIEVEPELYKPISVEDAVIKLLGSNREFVVFCNVETGNAAVVYKRKDGNVGLIEMPSCK; from the coding sequence ATGGCTGTCCTAAAGCTTAACCTCATCGGTGATGGTATTGACCTTACAGGAGCAATCAAAAACACACTGGAAGAGAAGTTTTCAAAACTTGAAAAGTATCTTGGAGACGATGAAAGAAGGGAAGTATTCGCTGACGTTATAGTTAAGAAGGAAAAATACAGGGCATCCGTTGAAATAGTAATCTACAACGTTTTTGACCATACGTTAAGAATAAAAAAGGAAACCGATGACCTCTACACTGCCGTTGACTACGTCGTTGACGCTGCAGAAAAACAGTTGAGAAGGCTAAAAGACAAAGTCCAGACTCAGGCTAAAAGGGAAGCACAGAAGAGTAAAAGGCAGATAACCTTAGTTGAAGAAGAAGTTACCGAAAAACCTGTAGAAATCATTGAAGTTGAACCGGAACTCTACAAACCTATTTCCGTCGAAGATGCCGTAATTAAACTTTTAGGTTCTAACAGAGAATTTGTCGTTTTCTGCAACGTAGAAACCGGAAACGCCGCTGTCGTTTACAAAAGGAAAGACGGCAACGTTGGATTAATAGAAATGCCTTCCTGCAAATAA
- a CDS encoding V-type ATP synthase subunit F has product MRIVFIGNERECAGFRLGGAEAVIVNGKEEFKAKVDQLIHDEDVGILVIPDRYYKTFLPFSEKLKRKAKPVVVFVPSFDGIHLKRDLKEFLYGVLGIG; this is encoded by the coding sequence ATGAGAATCGTTTTTATCGGCAATGAAAGAGAATGTGCCGGCTTCAGGCTGGGGGGCGCAGAAGCAGTTATCGTAAACGGCAAAGAAGAGTTTAAAGCGAAAGTTGACCAGCTTATTCACGATGAGGACGTTGGAATATTGGTTATTCCTGACAGGTATTACAAAACGTTCCTTCCCTTTTCCGAAAAATTAAAGAGAAAGGCAAAACCGGTAGTTGTTTTCGTCCCTTCTTTTGACGGCATTCATCTCAAAAGGGATTTAAAGGAGTTCCTGTATGGAGTTCTGGGAATCGGGTAA
- a CDS encoding V-type ATP synthase subunit I, translating into MILPERLLYVELEVEKERLEDVVVRLGRWGFFHPEISKENGVFIFEDELILSQLQSVAEFLKIPPTPSYQKVNVEALKDKFERLYRETLKLKEELAQVEKEKELLRLAEKVDESFGGNVSKLVRDLRVIPFRAGTIKKEVSESLSLSLQSEKLYALFASLYHGDLAVLIFFPPEREYLFEKIQSAFNVTPVPLKYFKEEVKKEIESREELIKRKIEEIKRQHEKDVASALGFLRVKKRIFEVTSSGFERDGKKVLKGWIPEKKKEEFLKLFNDCRIKFHPPGENPPSLIQTPSFLKPIEEIVFSYSYPSYHDVNPVLPFIAVFVLLFGVMFGDVGHGLMLSALAVLLEKKGKKAIGRLMLLSGISSTIFGFLYGSAFGREVFHPLLFSPMKSVESLLVFSIGIGVIVITAGFIIKFFSSVHRESFEQVIFGEEGVLSFVAYWLSLGILIKALVLKMSVKVELTILFILLLASFLYAFRKTKQAATSFIDAVRILLENLINTLSFMRLGAFALAHGALFFAVFTVAESVRALKGGTLIYWLIVVLGNLFVVALEGLIVTIQALRLNYYEFFKKFYRGGGRPFKPFRLEVE; encoded by the coding sequence TTGATACTTCCTGAAAGGCTTCTTTACGTTGAGCTGGAAGTTGAGAAAGAAAGACTGGAAGACGTTGTTGTGAGGTTGGGGAGGTGGGGATTTTTCCATCCTGAAATTTCTAAAGAAAATGGCGTTTTTATCTTTGAAGATGAGTTGATTCTTTCTCAACTGCAAAGCGTTGCAGAATTTTTGAAAATCCCCCCCACCCCTTCCTATCAAAAAGTAAACGTTGAAGCTTTAAAGGATAAGTTTGAACGCCTGTATAGAGAAACCCTGAAGCTAAAAGAGGAACTGGCACAGGTAGAAAAGGAAAAAGAACTGCTTAGATTAGCAGAAAAAGTGGACGAGTCATTCGGTGGTAACGTTTCTAAGTTGGTTAGAGATTTAAGAGTAATACCTTTTAGGGCAGGCACTATCAAAAAGGAAGTTAGTGAAAGTTTATCTTTATCTTTGCAGTCTGAAAAGCTTTATGCCCTTTTTGCCTCTCTTTATCACGGCGACCTTGCCGTTCTTATCTTTTTTCCACCTGAAAGAGAGTATCTGTTTGAAAAGATACAGTCAGCTTTTAACGTAACACCTGTTCCTCTTAAATACTTTAAGGAGGAAGTTAAAAAAGAGATAGAGTCAAGAGAGGAGTTAATAAAGCGGAAGATTGAAGAGATAAAAAGGCAGCACGAAAAAGACGTTGCATCTGCTCTTGGCTTTCTCAGGGTGAAGAAGAGGATTTTTGAAGTTACATCTTCAGGTTTTGAAAGAGATGGAAAGAAAGTTTTGAAGGGCTGGATACCAGAAAAAAAGAAAGAGGAATTTCTAAAGTTGTTTAACGACTGCAGAATCAAATTCCATCCGCCTGGCGAAAATCCCCCCTCTCTCATCCAAACCCCTTCCTTCCTCAAACCAATAGAAGAGATAGTTTTCTCATACAGCTATCCTTCCTACCACGATGTCAATCCCGTTCTTCCGTTCATAGCCGTTTTCGTCCTGCTTTTTGGCGTTATGTTCGGCGACGTGGGACACGGCTTGATGCTCTCAGCCTTAGCTGTTCTTTTAGAGAAGAAAGGAAAGAAAGCAATAGGAAGGTTGATGCTGCTTTCAGGTATTTCTTCTACGATTTTTGGATTTCTCTACGGTTCGGCTTTCGGCAGAGAAGTTTTCCATCCTTTACTCTTTTCGCCGATGAAAAGCGTTGAGTCTTTGTTAGTGTTCAGCATAGGTATAGGCGTTATTGTTATTACTGCCGGGTTTATCATAAAGTTTTTCTCTTCCGTTCACAGAGAAAGCTTTGAGCAGGTTATTTTCGGTGAAGAGGGCGTCCTTTCCTTCGTTGCCTACTGGCTTTCTTTGGGTATTCTGATTAAAGCGCTTGTTCTGAAGATGAGCGTAAAGGTAGAGCTAACAATTCTTTTTATTCTACTTTTGGCTTCATTTCTCTACGCTTTCAGGAAAACGAAGCAGGCTGCTACCTCTTTTATAGATGCCGTCCGAATTCTTTTAGAGAATCTGATTAACACGCTTTCGTTCATGAGGCTTGGGGCGTTTGCTCTTGCGCACGGCGCTCTGTTTTTTGCCGTTTTTACCGTTGCAGAATCTGTCAGGGCTCTTAAAGGAGGAACTCTGATATACTGGTTAATAGTGGTATTGGGTAACCTGTTTGTCGTTGCTTTAGAAGGTTTAATAGTTACGATACAGGCGTTAAGGCTCAACTATTACGAGTTCTTTAAGAAGTTTTACAGGGGTGGAGGAAGACCGTTCAAACCGTTTAGACTGGAAGTTGAATAG
- a CDS encoding V-type ATP synthase subunit B yields MKEYYKGVESLKEQLLFFKSDAVEPMFGEKVFVKWKDREVPGRIIEINEKVALIEVLGDSSEISRDVLVRFTGEMFTVSVSEEMVGKRFNAYGEELTTGKKPIGKEVEVYGKPINPFFRDFPKEPIVTGFSAIDGLNVLVKGQKLPIFSVSGVETEDLVISLVNQIQTEETLTVLGVIGLKNEIVDYLIKRIVGNTIVFVARASDPPAAQVLLPRTALTVAEFFAFEKGLDVVTVLFDMTNYCDSLRQISSKREEIPGRKGYPAYMYSDLASIYERAGLIKGKKGSLTMIPVLTMPDDDITHPIPDLTGYITEGQIVLDRKLYQQGIKPPIDVLPSLSRLMNDAIEPFHRRFASQLYSAYAKFKTVEKLASIIGESELGEVERKYLEFGRRFLKEFIGQEEGEKRTLEDTFAVGLRVLSLLPEKELTQLKEEDLKRLGR; encoded by the coding sequence GTGAAAGAATATTACAAAGGCGTTGAGTCTTTAAAGGAGCAGCTTCTCTTTTTTAAGAGTGATGCAGTTGAGCCTATGTTTGGAGAAAAAGTTTTCGTGAAGTGGAAAGACAGGGAAGTTCCGGGCAGGATAATAGAAATTAACGAAAAGGTGGCGTTGATAGAAGTTTTGGGGGATTCTTCTGAAATATCAAGGGATGTGCTTGTCAGGTTTACCGGTGAGATGTTTACCGTTTCAGTTTCTGAAGAGATGGTAGGCAAAAGGTTTAACGCTTACGGTGAAGAGCTGACAACCGGTAAAAAACCGATTGGTAAAGAAGTTGAAGTTTACGGAAAACCTATAAATCCGTTTTTCAGAGATTTCCCAAAAGAGCCTATCGTTACAGGCTTTTCTGCGATAGACGGTTTAAACGTGCTGGTAAAGGGACAGAAGCTACCGATTTTTTCTGTCTCTGGCGTTGAGACGGAAGATTTGGTTATCAGTCTGGTTAATCAGATTCAAACGGAAGAAACGCTTACCGTTTTAGGCGTTATTGGACTTAAAAATGAGATTGTTGATTATCTTATAAAAAGAATTGTCGGCAATACGATAGTTTTCGTTGCAAGAGCTTCAGACCCTCCAGCTGCTCAGGTTCTTCTACCAAGAACGGCTTTGACGGTGGCAGAGTTTTTCGCCTTTGAAAAGGGTTTGGACGTTGTTACCGTTCTTTTTGATATGACAAACTACTGCGACTCTTTAAGGCAGATTTCTTCAAAAAGGGAAGAGATACCAGGCAGGAAGGGGTATCCTGCCTACATGTATAGCGACCTCGCTTCTATCTATGAGCGTGCTGGATTGATAAAGGGTAAAAAGGGTTCTCTTACGATGATTCCTGTTCTTACGATGCCTGACGATGATATTACCCATCCTATTCCAGACTTAACCGGTTACATAACAGAGGGGCAGATAGTTTTAGACAGAAAACTCTATCAGCAGGGTATAAAGCCGCCGATTGACGTTTTGCCGTCTCTTTCAAGGTTAATGAACGATGCGATAGAGCCTTTTCACAGAAGGTTTGCATCTCAGCTTTATTCAGCTTACGCTAAGTTTAAAACTGTTGAAAAACTTGCATCTATCATAGGTGAGAGTGAGCTTGGAGAAGTTGAACGGAAGTATCTTGAGTTTGGCAGAAGGTTTTTAAAAGAATTTATAGGTCAGGAGGAGGGAGAAAAGAGAACCCTTGAGGATACGTTTGCCGTTGGCTTGAGGGTTCTCTCTCTTTTACCTGAAAAAGAGCTTACTCAACTTAAAGAGGAAGACCTGAAA
- a CDS encoding nucleotidyltransferase family protein, with the protein MKILKRTARKKPKSLSEIVEVLLKHREELYQRYGVKHLKIFGSFARNEQKRDSDLDVIVFLDGRIDLLGFVELKHYLEEITGLSVDLVTDRGISPFVKPYIQEFEVF; encoded by the coding sequence GTGAAAATCCTTAAAAGAACTGCGCGTAAGAAACCTAAAAGTCTATCGGAAATAGTTGAAGTTCTCTTAAAACATCGTGAAGAGCTATACCAGAGATACGGGGTTAAGCATTTGAAAATTTTTGGTTCTTTTGCCAGAAACGAACAAAAAAGGGATAGTGACTTAGATGTAATCGTTTTTCTTGATGGCAGGATAGATTTACTCGGTTTTGTAGAACTCAAGCATTACTTAGAAGAGATTACCGGGCTTTCAGTAGATTTAGTGACAGATAGAGGGATAAGTCCTTTTGTTAAACCTTACATTCAGGAGTTTGAGGTTTTTTAA
- a CDS encoding universal stress protein, whose product MLFEKILYPIDFEKHSLEAKPYILKLKEAGCKEVHILYVLLPSEWGLLPHEEYDTLEKVEGLKSALSEGYSDALIKRFKEMEEIAKEFEENGIKTRVVMIPGELDEVISNYADKHGIKLVALGINGASLSILRVGKILDILRATKQPILIVKSESEE is encoded by the coding sequence ATGCTGTTTGAGAAAATCCTTTACCCGATAGACTTTGAAAAGCACAGCCTTGAAGCGAAGCCTTACATTTTAAAACTGAAAGAGGCTGGATGTAAAGAAGTTCACATTCTTTACGTTTTACTTCCTTCAGAATGGGGTTTACTTCCACACGAAGAGTATGACACTCTGGAAAAGGTTGAAGGCTTAAAGAGCGCTTTAAGTGAGGGGTATTCCGACGCTCTGATTAAACGTTTTAAGGAGATGGAAGAGATAGCTAAAGAGTTTGAGGAAAACGGAATAAAAACAAGGGTGGTGATGATTCCGGGAGAACTTGACGAGGTGATTTCAAACTACGCCGATAAGCATGGAATAAAGTTGGTGGCTTTAGGAATAAACGGTGCTTCTCTTTCTATTTTGAGAGTTGGAAAGATTTTGGACATTTTGAGAGCCACGAAGCAGCCAATCTTGATTGTGAAGTCAGAAAGTGAAGAGTGA
- a CDS encoding V0D/AC39 family V-type ATPase subunit — protein MLLKTAVLGRLNATCRSILSTLLNTEFFRTLIRTGSLKEVYQLLKKTSYSPFVGAADRESLLSAVESYFDFLLDKVFKIYPVEELKSFFLVQDRGFITEKLLNSRSFRRFGLVYSDFLDVLTVVRYRVIEGLSPEDVAPFLFAKGSLKGLLPEMLKASGLKELSAVLPFASHVTTFEEFRKSLFRFHVDSLRKLLLGYPFTPVVSFVVLRLKEIEKVNLIAVIEGIAGNFEREQIEEMIIDTS, from the coding sequence TTGCTCTTAAAGACTGCCGTTTTAGGTAGATTGAACGCTACCTGCAGAAGTATTCTGTCAACGCTTTTGAACACCGAATTTTTTAGGACTCTTATAAGAACAGGTTCTCTAAAAGAAGTTTATCAGCTTTTGAAAAAAACTTCCTACTCGCCGTTTGTGGGAGCTGCTGATAGAGAAAGTCTTTTAAGTGCAGTGGAAAGTTACTTTGATTTCCTTCTTGATAAGGTTTTTAAAATCTATCCTGTTGAGGAGTTAAAAAGTTTTTTTCTGGTGCAGGATAGAGGTTTTATTACAGAAAAACTCTTAAATAGCAGAAGTTTCAGGCGCTTTGGATTGGTCTATTCCGACTTTTTAGACGTTCTTACTGTAGTTAGGTATCGTGTCATAGAAGGTCTATCGCCTGAAGATGTTGCACCGTTTTTGTTTGCAAAGGGTAGCTTAAAAGGTTTGCTTCCTGAGATGCTAAAAGCTTCAGGTTTAAAAGAGCTGTCGGCAGTTTTGCCGTTTGCCAGCCACGTTACCACGTTTGAAGAGTTTCGCAAAAGTCTTTTTCGTTTTCACGTTGATTCTTTGAGGAAGCTGCTTTTAGGGTATCCCTTTACACCTGTCGTTTCTTTTGTGGTTTTAAGGCTTAAAGAGATTGAGAAGGTCAATTTAATTGCTGTTATAGAGGGAATAGCTGGGAATTTTGAAAGAGAGCAGATAGAGGAGATGATAATTGATACTTCCTGA
- a CDS encoding universal stress protein has translation MPLFKTVLYSTDFSPLAETALEYVKKLKEAGTKKVVVVHVIESLSIELPEGVDLLDAETLAKVLPRTDQLYITSTIEKLDRIKKNLEFYGFEVEIALRYGNPGDEIVSVAEEKKVSIIVMGAHGKGLLTEILLGSVSVDVMRKAKCPVLIIKRREE, from the coding sequence ATGCCGCTGTTTAAAACTGTTCTTTACTCAACAGATTTTTCCCCTTTAGCTGAAACTGCCCTTGAGTACGTGAAGAAACTGAAGGAAGCTGGGACAAAAAAAGTAGTGGTTGTTCACGTAATTGAATCCCTTTCAATTGAACTGCCTGAAGGAGTTGACCTTTTAGATGCTGAAACCCTCGCAAAAGTTTTACCGAGAACCGACCAGCTTTACATCACTTCAACGATAGAAAAGCTTGATAGAATAAAGAAGAACCTTGAATTTTACGGGTTTGAAGTGGAAATAGCGTTGAGATATGGAAATCCCGGCGATGAGATTGTAAGCGTTGCAGAAGAAAAGAAGGTGAGTATTATCGTCATGGGTGCCCACGGCAAAGGGCTTTTAACAGAGATTCTTTTAGGGAGCGTCTCTGTTGACGTTATGAGAAAAGCGAAATGTCCTGTGTTGATAATCAAAAGGAGGGAGGAGTGA